The following proteins come from a genomic window of Thermoproteus sp.:
- a CDS encoding EamA family transporter, whose protein sequence is MPGALAYTAWNTAVKRAGRRRIYIALMPVITLIISTALLGEYVSGAQALGMATAIGACT, encoded by the coding sequence ATGCCCGGCGCCCTGGCCTACACGGCTTGGAACACGGCGGTGAAGAGGGCCGGGCGTCGCCGCATCTACATTGCCCTGATGCCCGTTATTACGTTGATTATCTCCACCGCGCTCCTCGGAGAGTACGTATCTGGCGCGCAGGCGCTCGGAATGGCCACGGCGATCGGGGCGTGTACCTAG
- a CDS encoding CoA-binding protein has translation MDPETVLVRYRKIAVVGASRDPSKWAHVVPKYLMQHGYEITPVNPTASEVLGVKAYPNLLSIPHEVEVVQVFRPSEEVPKIVEEVLERKKRRGDVKAVWLQLGIKAPPEAKRKLEEAGIYLVEDMCMMETHARLFGEKPLEPEAP, from the coding sequence ATGGACCCAGAGACGGTCCTCGTCAGGTATAGGAAAATAGCGGTGGTGGGGGCCTCGAGGGACCCCTCAAAGTGGGCCCACGTGGTGCCTAAATACCTTATGCAACACGGCTACGAGATCACGCCTGTCAACCCGACGGCCTCGGAGGTGTTGGGCGTCAAGGCCTACCCCAACCTGCTGTCTATTCCCCACGAGGTGGAGGTCGTGCAGGTCTTCAGGCCCAGCGAGGAGGTGCCCAAGATAGTGGAGGAGGTCTTGGAGAGGAAGAAAAGGAGGGGCGACGTGAAGGCGGTCTGGCTCCAGTTGGGCATTAAGGCCCCGCCGGAGGCCAAGAGGAAGCTGGAGGAGGCCGGCATATATCTGGTGGAGGACATGTGTATGATGGAGACCCACGCCCGCCTCTTCGGGGAGAAACCCTTGGAGCCGGAGGCGCCGTGA